A segment of the Corylus avellana chromosome ca2, CavTom2PMs-1.0 genome:
tattcccaccccattccggcctcctattccagcatcctttctacctgaaaacaagaaataaaactgaatgagcccaaagggggcccaggaagtaaaatccacaaccataaatagttttactccttgttctcagttttgaaaatcattttcgcaaataaatataattctagccataataatatctgtatgtacggttgcatcttccgtaacatatacatactattacatctagtaatagatcatcgttgtaaatcatctttataaatcatcatcataatgcatcattataaataatctttgtaaatcatcatcgCATATCATCGTGAAAATATAGtattattttctcataataaggcccatgtacactattacccctgtgcacgagggttgcgggtccttgtgaccatggcactgaactgtggccccagccatgcccgaccgtcaattaactctttcttggtgcactcaacggtctagttgatggaataccaccttctggcatagcctccttcagtggtttcgcctccatccgagtatcggtaccgaactctcatcttatcttatcttggggccaaaaatactctcctccatacatgtggcctcatttcataaacatttatctcatctcttgtacttttctttgtacttcttttgatgcatcttagggcaacatgtaggagggtttatcatctttttttctttcttataatcatcatcatttctcaactttcttttcttaaaatggaaacttttccaaatataaacttgttgtgcttaaaaaagcatttaaagaaatataaactttctaaataattcttttagaaatccttcatgcatgcaacatatctccatgacaggtaaataaaataatcatttacagtttgatacaagaatatataaatagcatgacatgaagtaattttaaaaggggtagtgaatttacttacctctagactgaagctaaaagtggtatgaaggaatccagttgctccaatatgactaacaccactagtatatcttttgaaactaatttctaaagtccgctctctcttgtgttctttctttcttgtagcgcttggtctcgccctttctctctctgttctgagtaaacactcttagaaagaagaaagaccgagtaaaaagcggaagaaggaagaatatatgcaagagatgagagaggagatgagttgtgaaaattctgaaggagaagagctctatttataggagaaaatcaaacactattctaccgtcaatttacaattataccctcattttactattccaccaaccctatactatttcaccaaccctatactatttcaccaaccctatactattctaccttcaatttacaattataccctcattctatcttcaatttacaattataccctcattttactatttcaccaaccctatactatttcacaaaccctatactattctaccttcaatttacaattataccctcattctaccttcaatttacaattataccctaattttactatttcaccaaccctatactattctacctaccctatactattctacctatcctatactattctaccttcttattctaccatccttatacctaccatttactatcctattatttcaccaattaccattctcgaattaccactctcataaatttcccaagaattaaaatccttagctacaatggatattaaaataacatcattatcaaaataatctatttaaatagctttgaaaattctgggacactacaatcttccctccttattagaaattcgtcctcgaaattaaaacctataatattatcgtccaatcttcaagttgagggattcagataatattcctttcaatccttcatcaaagcttactctcttttatcatatttaaattccatctccttcttctatgagtaaatcttattcacagtctaaagtctcaatttctgcaatcattcatcaattcacactaaaatcttacctcaaaatcttttccattgtttctttccaacctcaataacaacaatcgagttattcatcaacagtctacaatcaaggtttaaacatcaaattaataaatcatgtgatcaatagttcatacctccaaTCATCATAGTCCttatttcaagcctgcaataattctctcgatctaatttaatcaatcttatcaaaaagatgtaaaaatcattcctgcctatattctctttagtatctcagtattccaaatcatgcatacgaaattttaatatgatgctctaataattattaacttctcaccatcataaacctgtaaaagtaaatagcaccaacattcaaacatcattacatgaatatacctcagaagtgacatcataattcgattcattctaaatacacaaccgtttctattttctcatcccaacttttgtgttgatgctacaatatcagcgaaaatctttcagtactacatctttacttgataaatcataactcaacaatagaaactcgtaattatgatttcaactcaaacgaaatacacgattacatcaaatgtaagattctcatccattcttgactaatacatattgtgcttgctgcgttctagagatgaaattgataagcaagcaaagtaggatatgggtaagtttccaggctggaagttccaaagtacacatgctataatttctctcccttgggtcttgcaaggtcaagaagagaaaagagagaaagatagtcctgttgctttctagaaatgaagatttgaaaagcatttcaggacatggcatgtatgtgagactttcaaaatacccacatcggatgctctttctcttctgtcatttacgaagactgagaaggaaagagagatatttagcctgagaagcatgatcaaggataatcttgcttcatcaggacatgatcaacgataatcttgcttcaatggtttactactgcgagtataaggagttgggtttgtgaatcaaatcgtgaggctgcatttttctcttgaggatacgctcaactaggaggaaaagtcgagctttcattgtatggaaggctattaacagaagatttcaggcgaaggggtatgatcagaaggcatgtgttgcaatggagaaagaggtgtgaatttataggaagggtttctggataatgaacgagcgcgtggtgcgcgttggcatgacaattcattcagttgcccacgcatggtatttgaagtcgttgattgaacagtgggtttgaaaaatgagctcagtcgaatttatgacaagagacaagatcctacttccacgggatcttttgacaaaatttccatcgcggcccgaggtcgcctaacgctttgttgtttactgtttatttcacctgaagtgaaaaattcctttaaagccactcgtctgctgcttccagaaacttcacaaaatttcttcagttcctaacgcttagtctcttctcagtacttcatctctcccaatttcttcgtattctcaactatttttccttactctcctaaatatgggagtatcatcatcatccgttaacaacctcgatttgaatgttgctcctgcagcacaacccattgttatgcctgacgtgcaaccggaggtgCCTGTATTTCCCCTGAAGTGCCTGCTATACATCCCGTCGTACCTATttcacaccctaatgaacctgctgcatatcctaacgtatggcagccaacttttgtctttgacaatcgtcctatcactattcacgattctgtcatgctccatgattctactgctgtagcagtggccaaaggtttcgtaattccacgggatcaaacgttcttagctgataggtcggatactgatgctattaataactcattggcattcagtatccaaggtgctgcttcagtttctgacatggcacaacgtttgagtgccagaaatgttgagctgaaagtctcaagaaaccaaatcggggtcttacagcgactgctcaaatactacaaacgaaaacacgtggatttgaagcaggagaatactcagctgaaaaagatgatgttatcttacgcagaatacttgggaccaaagatgctagaaatggagaagaataccgaacgtctccagcgacagcacgaaaaactccgggtcgatgttcaggggtgttgcaagtctctccgcacacgctctagtcaggtacctcattagaaataaatattctctttgataattcaattatataatatatacgattatgctcatactaggttttctctgtgcagaaataatcttcctggagcagctctgaggaatcatctgctcatcattaccacgtatctctttatgcaacaaattcccttctttctttttttttttttttttttttttgatggacactggtatgtaatattataaggagcttgttctccaaacatttcttttcgtaatcattcagtactcattcaatattcattatgaaatcattctgtcattgtaataacttcctttaaacaaacaatctgtttaacaagttaatcactcaataaaacatctaagtatgcaccatcacatgttatcaacctctaaaatactttaatatcattgaacatatatcttataagagaaatttagatcatgtcactatattatatcactgtattatattgtctttcaactcttacctttatgcttcaatttacctcaagaataataatccattatctttacttagtaaaagaaaattatatcaaaagctttggcatgtaactaaaatttctcataatttcatatccactaatgcctcaaaatttaaatattatccacaacctaggagcatcaattcatcctcaaaactttaagcatcacttcaatataatttacctcaattacagaaaacctagcacctcaaattctaagaatcacctcaaagatttcatgaattgtaccttaaagtcatcacaatcatttgaaaatatcaaaatccttaaaccacaactttatatatcaaaatatcttatagattctagggtatacctcatttgcatttatccctgcaatacttaggcattcacttcatgccactacgtaatccttattcatcaatccatatattataacatcaatcatagtatcattattgtcatcgaccaaaccttagccattaccaaaaactcatataaactcttatatcattaattcagttcaagaatcatttcacaaccgacatccataagaccattcgttactaagtcacttacaccatttgtctcacaacctaaatcaataaaaccattttgtcaccaaattaatttcacaaatcatctcgcaacctaaatctataaaatcatcatacgatttttaaatcatgatcaataatcttttctaaatcctcgagacaccttaaaatatacccttatcaatcgatactctagaaaactgccgcaaatccaaataggcagatactatagatcacaacctatctataaaataaaaattcatctccgtcattaacatgatcacaataataaaatcctccaaattaatcacactaagatgatttttttttttttttttttttttaacaaaaaattaaccattagaaaaatgctcatgcatcatttattagagaccacacaacaatgcacactctacttggccggaatgtggcttctcattaaccccccaaatttttttttttttttttttttttgaaaagtctgccagaaccttataacctttgctctgataccaaaattgtaacatccccagcccgttaaggctgagtttgccacttttcttcttttacaacaaaagttcttgcaaagatctataaggtctatcagagtacttgattttaaaagatacaataaatgcgtaaaacatttttttcaagagattttattacaagcggaattagaaaacattaaactttagttgcggaatatcatatcattacaataacttatatgaaaagactttgaaaattaataattattcccaccccattccggcctcctattccagcatcctttctacctgaaaacaagaaataaaactgaatgagcccaaagggggcccagcaagtaaaatccacaaccataaatagttttactccttgttctcagttttgaaaatcattttcgcaaataaatataattctagccataataatatctgtatgtacggttgcatctcccgtaacatatacatactattacctctagtaatagatcatcgttgtaaatcatctttataaatcatcatcataatgcatcattataaataatctttgtaaatcatcttagcatatcttcgttgaaaatatagtatcattttctcataataaggcccatgtacactattacccctgtgcacgagggttgcgggtccttgtgaccatggcactgaactgtggccacagccatgcccgaccgtcaattaactctttcttggtgcactcaacggtctagttgatggaataccaccttctggcatagcctccttcagtggtttcgcctccatccgagtatcggtaccgaactctcatcttatcttatcttggggccaaaaatactctcctccatacatgtgccctcatttcataaacatttatctcatctcttgtacttttctttgtacttcttttgatgcatcttagggcaacatgtaggagggtttatcatcatttttctttcttataatcatcatcatttctcaactttcttttcttaaaatgaaacttttccaaatataaacttgttgtgcttaaaaagctttaaagaaatataaactttctaaataattcttttagaaatccttcatgcatgcaacataacttcataatacgtaaataaaataatcatttacaatttactaaagaatgaataaatagcatgacatgaagtaactttagaaggggtagtgaatttacttacctctagactgaagctaaaagtggtatgaaggaatctagttgctccaatatgactaacaccactagtatatcttttgaaactaatttctaaagtccgctatctcttgtgttctttctttcttgtagcgcttggtctcgccctttctctctctgttctgagtaaacactcttagaaagaagaaagaccgagtaaaaagcggaagaaggaagaatatatgcaagagatgggagaggagatgagtggtgaaaattctgaaggagaagagctctatttataggagaaaatcaaacactattctaccgtcaatttacaattataccctcattttactatttcacctaccctatactattccaccaaccctatactatttcaccaaccctatactattctaccttcaatttacaattataccctcattctatcttcaatttacaattataccctcattttactatttcaccaaccctatactatttcaccaaccctatactattctaccttcaatttacaattataccctcattctatcttcaatttacaattataccctcattctatcttcaatttacaattataccctcattttactatttcaccaaccctatactattctatctaccctatactattctaccttcttattctaccatccttatacctaccatttactatcctattatttcaccaattaccattctctaattaccactctaataaatttcccaagaattaaaatccttagctacaatggatattaaaataacatcattatcaaaataatctatttaaatagctttgaaaattctgggacactacactGGATGTGTGTTGGATAGTCAAAGCTCTCCCATAGTACCTCCCCTGTTCCATTGTCACTGATCAAGACAAGATTTCCTGAATCCTTGAGCTGACCGACAGTATTGTCGTTGTTGAGGCTTGGTTTCGAAACATGATTTGTGGACCAAATGGGTGTGGTGCTCCGATTGTTGGCGTAGAGTACGAGGTTTCCATGAACATCAATTGAGAGAACTCCAGTCCTTTCTTTAAGAGGAGTGTCTCTGTTTGCAACCCACACCACCGTATTTCCTGGAGCGCTGTAACACCAAATCCCAACATAGCGGTAGGTGGACTCACCGGGAGTAAAGAAACCAAACGCGAAGGTTTTTTCGGTAGAGACTAGAACCTCATGAAGTTTTGGCTGGTGATCACCACCATCTCTGATGTTTTGGTTGGTAGTAATGGCGTCCAGTGATGTGCCGAACCAAAGGAGGAAATAAAGCAACGTTTGCAGAAAGATAAACCTCTTTGCAAAGTACATGATCATGTGGAGTGATGGATGCAAGTGTATGATATTCTGATTCATATCTACTACTATGTATCTATATATGTACTAGGTTTCGTCGTGAACCAATTAATGAACATTGCCCTACCCCGATTACTTGTAAGATCCTTTAATTCAATAGTCAATACCCCTTTAGCAAGAAACATGATTTTCCTAATGAAGATTAGATATATAGGCCCTGGCTAATCATATGAGATTGCCCAAAGCATTGAAATCTAGGTGGTGGCAACTAAATATTGGTGGCCCAAATCTCCTAAAAGAGGAAATGTGACAAATGACGACAAAGCAAGTGATGTGTGTAAATGAAACTAAGAAGTCCTTAAAGGGGTAGCTTAGTCGGCTGGGAACCATGTTTCATCAAGCGaaggttattagttcgaatctcattttttgtttctttctcttggccgacatgtaaaaaaaaaaaaaaaaaaaaaaaggaagtactttattttattacacTGGCAAGGAATATGATCGTGGGAAAACCATAAAGTTGCTTCTTGGTTGTCTAGAATAGATTAATTGGTGACGCAGGAGTAGCTTTAGCCACAAATTGGATCGAGCTGGATATTAATTGCTTTCTATATGATATGATGTATTGATGTATCAATTTCTTGCTAGAACATAGTGTTTTCATGACTTATCTAATATTGGCCACATTATTTGAACAACTCCCACCACTATCATAACTATAGGTGATGGGGACTTCTATTAATGCAATTTGTTGTAACCAAGAAAATGGCTTTTTTGATTCTTGTGGGATACTTTAAATTTTCTTTCGAGGAGATTTTGATGTTAAATTTAGTCGTGGTTGATACAGATGATCGCTACCTCGCCCTCGACTTGGTCTAGGGTACTtgcaaaataaagaaacaagGGGTGACTCGCTAGAGATATCAACAGAGATATttcgatgcttaagtcaataaatttttctccTCACGAATCAACCATTAATGTTAACCCACCATGTAGGTAGATCGGCCAAAACCAGAGCCATGGGCCGATGGCCCAATTCGATGCTCAAATCGTGGGGCCATTAACGGATGGTTCTCTTAAGGGTCGTTTCTCAGTAGAACACCCATCAGCTAATGTGGACTTGAGAGGTCACTCAATCTTCCCCATGGATCAAGGCTTGTGAGCTGAATTAAAAGGGCCCGATGGCCTGTGGGCCTAGAAGGCAGTTGGTCGCCTTTTAGAAAGTCAATGGTATTACGCATCACTAGTTGCTGATGCTAAAAGTATGAGTTTGTCTTTGGACTTAATGGTGATTGAATGGTGCAATTAAATTTGGACTAATttacatccaaaaaaaaaaaaaaaacatttgctgAAATGCGTTGTGGTGAGAACAAAAACTTGCAAATAACTTACTCTTTTataaatccctttttttttttttttttaagaattatgGGGAATAAGTGAAAAATTCTCTAAAAAAtgtttcttattgataaaactaataaataacACCGATTGAGAGGTCACACTATTCTTATTGGGAGGTCATGCCGTCTATAAAGCTGTGGGCAATCTGGTCTACATTTAGGGGTGAAACCCGAATATCAATATTTAGGTGGGCAAAACTAACGCAAAAACTTTTTAatgggtaaaaataaaaatttagaggatttatttttaaaatttgaagagatttttaaaattatgggtaAATAGCTCCTAGtctacatcaccacccaatttccatatcctttaattttcttcctaaaaaaacctaaactttTTCAGGCACAGTACTCCCAAaacctcaattttttattatttatttcaaattatccaaaaaagaTTATTGCACAAGTGGGATTACTTGACAAATTTAATTCAGCGTTTGTattaattcttttatattttagtttgttttcccttttttttttacatggtGAACAGGTGCAGCCAATGTAACTGTCAAGTACCAGCTTCCGAACAAAGATCTCGATGCTTTGATTTCCGTGACGACGGACGTGGACGTGGAGAACATGATGGAAGAGCACAACCGCTTAGCACAGAGTCAGAACCCGAGGTCGGCTCGACTTCGGCTATTTCTCTTTCGGACAGGCGACAGCTCCAGAGCCAGCTGTATCAGCTCGCTACTCGGCGGCTTGGCTAACCGTGATCACTGGTTCCTTGACGCTCTCAACGCCGGCGGCTCGGGGCTCGAGCGAGGCCGGTCAGAAGCCTCCTCAATTCTCTCCGAGTTACCCGACTATCTCTTCGGGTTGAATAATTCAGATGAACCGAAAATGAAGACCCGGAACCTCCTAGCCGATAATCTGTCGAATTCCGATCCGGGTTCTCCTGCTCCGGCTTTGTCTTCGCCGTTTTGTTCAGTTTCATTGGTTTTGTGTGTACCGCCAATACCGAATCTTCCACCTGTAAAGACCAAGCCAGATAATCCGGAACCGGTGGT
Coding sequences within it:
- the LOC132171617 gene encoding uncharacterized protein LOC132171617; protein product: MLHDSTAVAVAKGFVIPRDQTFLADRSDTDAINNSLAFSIQGAASVSDMAQRLSARNVELKVSRNQIGVLQRLLKYYKRKHVDLKQENTQLKKMMLSYAEYLGPKMLEMEKNTERLQRQHEKLRVDVQGCCKSLRTRSSQK